Proteins encoded in a region of the Streptomyces sp. NBC_00258 genome:
- a CDS encoding SRPBCC family protein, with the protein MSTEPTGTYLTLDDGRPAVRFTRTYDHPVGRVWEFVTEPGELAHWFPSRVEIELREGGTIRFGSDPNMDDSTGRVLAVDAPRHLSFSWGGDELHFDLEELDEKRTRFTLTNVLEAENTAARNGAGWEVCLSALDAHAGGVSFGGPHAGAGAPWQEVYRAYVEAGVPSGAPIPGQDA; encoded by the coding sequence ATGTCCACGGAACCCACCGGTACCTACCTGACCCTGGACGACGGCCGCCCCGCCGTCCGCTTCACCCGCACCTACGACCACCCCGTCGGCCGTGTCTGGGAGTTCGTCACCGAACCCGGGGAGCTGGCCCACTGGTTCCCGTCCCGCGTCGAGATCGAGCTGCGTGAGGGCGGCACGATCAGGTTCGGCAGCGACCCGAACATGGATGACTCCACCGGGCGCGTCCTCGCGGTCGACGCGCCCAGGCACCTCTCCTTCAGCTGGGGCGGCGACGAACTGCACTTCGATCTGGAGGAGTTGGACGAGAAGCGCACCCGTTTCACCCTCACCAACGTCCTGGAGGCCGAGAACACGGCAGCCCGCAACGGCGCCGGCTGGGAGGTGTGCCTCTCCGCCCTCGACGCGCACGCCGGGGGAGTCTCCTTCGGCGGCCCGCACGCGGGTGCCGGTGCGCCCTGGCAGGAGGTCTACCGGGCGTACGTCGAGGCCGGCGTCCCTTCCGGAGCCCCGATCCCGGGACAGGACGCCTGA
- a CDS encoding ABC transporter permease subunit, producing the protein MLKAVVRGAAPVLLWRAALVAALLCGVGLLPWLSRTDPALTVLKARSAERAPTPEVLDAIRAQLGLDAGPSKLLGDWLGGLLHGDAGRSWISGAEVTPSVLQALGVSLLLMGGSLAVAVLTAGAVCARTLRLGAGRRPDGPRSAGTGSALLSTLPDFLTASVLAAVVGVQLGWLPALGWYGPQWMVLPALSLGLPAGALLGRMLDDLLPGAYAEQWALAAAARGVPGRSIARQALRRCVPGLLPNFGLFVVGLTGGAVAVEQVFDIPGLGRLTLQAAVAQDLPVLQAGTLALVLLAAVAGGLTRLTARLLIGPALRDGALSSLHRPTPPRPTTLPLLYGGLLLAVVALGLARDPLRLDTTARLQSPSWAHPFGTDGLGRDVLARVGHGALSTLALALAVSAAALVLGVLLGLLPRFSGPLVDTVNAVPPVLAALLVTGVAGSGPSTPALAVTAVAWAPLAAHTSALLQQERATTHLTATRGLGAGPFQLLRHELLPAVLPPVLRHALLRLPGVALALAALGFLGLGAQPPSPEWGLLLSENQPYGERAPWAVLAPAAALALLGAVAVTGGGGVRWPGRPRRARRPDTRWIETAARPGPPDRARPIRAEGMTSDV; encoded by the coding sequence GTGCTCAAGGCCGTCGTACGCGGCGCAGCGCCGGTGCTGCTCTGGCGCGCCGCCCTCGTCGCCGCCCTCCTGTGCGGCGTTGGGCTGCTGCCCTGGCTGTCGCGAACGGACCCGGCGCTCACCGTGCTCAAGGCGCGGTCCGCCGAACGCGCCCCGACGCCTGAGGTGCTTGACGCGATCCGCGCCCAACTCGGCCTGGACGCCGGGCCATCGAAGCTGCTCGGCGACTGGCTCGGCGGGCTGCTGCACGGTGACGCGGGCCGGTCGTGGATCTCCGGTGCGGAGGTCACTCCGTCGGTGCTCCAGGCGCTCGGGGTCTCGCTCCTGCTGATGGGCGGCTCGCTGGCCGTCGCGGTGCTCACGGCGGGGGCGGTGTGCGCCCGTACGCTGCGGCTCGGCGCGGGGCGGCGGCCCGACGGCCCGCGCTCGGCGGGCACCGGATCGGCGCTCCTGTCCACGCTGCCCGACTTCCTGACCGCCTCGGTGCTCGCCGCCGTCGTCGGGGTGCAGCTCGGCTGGCTGCCCGCGCTCGGCTGGTACGGGCCCCAGTGGATGGTGCTGCCCGCGCTCTCGCTCGGCCTGCCCGCGGGCGCGCTGCTCGGGCGGATGCTCGACGACCTGCTGCCGGGCGCGTACGCCGAGCAGTGGGCGCTGGCGGCCGCCGCGCGCGGAGTCCCGGGCCGGAGCATCGCCCGGCAGGCACTGCGCCGCTGCGTGCCCGGACTGCTGCCGAACTTCGGGCTGTTCGTCGTCGGTCTGACCGGCGGCGCGGTCGCCGTGGAGCAGGTCTTCGACATCCCCGGGCTGGGACGGCTGACCCTGCAGGCCGCGGTGGCGCAGGACCTGCCCGTCCTCCAGGCGGGCACCCTCGCCCTCGTCCTGCTGGCGGCGGTCGCGGGAGGCCTCACCCGGCTCACGGCGAGGCTCCTGATCGGCCCGGCCCTGCGCGACGGCGCGCTCTCCTCGCTGCACCGCCCGACACCGCCCCGGCCCACCACGCTGCCCCTGCTGTACGGCGGGCTGCTGCTCGCGGTCGTCGCGCTGGGCCTCGCCCGGGATCCGCTGCGCCTTGACACCACCGCGCGGCTCCAATCCCCTTCCTGGGCCCACCCGTTCGGCACGGACGGGCTCGGGCGCGATGTGCTGGCCCGGGTCGGCCACGGGGCGCTGAGCACCCTGGCCCTGGCCCTCGCCGTGAGCGCGGCCGCGCTCGTACTCGGTGTTCTGCTGGGGCTGCTGCCACGGTTCTCCGGGCCGCTCGTCGACACGGTCAACGCCGTACCGCCGGTCCTGGCGGCCCTCCTCGTCACGGGCGTCGCGGGCAGCGGTCCCTCGACCCCGGCCCTCGCGGTGACCGCCGTCGCCTGGGCACCGCTCGCGGCCCACACCTCGGCACTGCTCCAACAGGAGCGCGCCACCACACACTTGACGGCGACCAGGGGCCTGGGCGCGGGCCCGTTCCAACTGCTCCGCCACGAACTCCTTCCGGCCGTCCTGCCTCCGGTCCTGCGCCACGCACTGCTCCGCCTGCCGGGCGTCGCCCTGGCCCTCGCGGCCCTGGGCTTCCTCGGCCTCGGCGCGCAACCGCCGTCCCCGGAGTGGGGCCTGCTCCTGTCCGAGAACCAGCCGTACGGGGAACGGGCCCCGTGGGCGGTACTGGCCCCCGCAGCCGCACTCGCCCTGCTGGGGGCGGTGGCCGTCACGGGCGGGGGAGGGGTGAGGTGGCCCGGGCGGCCGCGTCGCGCACGCCGCCCCGACACCCGCTGGATCGAGACGGCTGCGCGTCCCGGGCCACCGGACCGCGCCCGGCCGATCCGAGCGGAAGGCATGACGTCCGATGTCTGA
- a CDS encoding MFS transporter, with protein MSQTETLSEGARKGTPDTADAPSAAKRWWILSIIAIAQLMVVLDATIVNIALPSAQADLGFSDGNRQWIVTAYALAFASLLLLGGRLADLFGRKPVFLIGVAGFAGASVLGGAANSFGMLVTARALQGVFAALLAPAALSLLNTTFTDAKERAKAFSVYGAIAGAGGALGLLLGGVLTDALDWRWTLYVNIIFAVIALVGGWMLLSNHRDAASSKLDLPGALLVSSGLFALVYGFSNAETHDWSSPQTWGFLIAGGLLLTVFAWWQTRAAHPLLPMRVLLDRSRGASFLAVLVTGAGMFGVFLFLTYYLQLNLGFSPTKTGVAFLPMMAALMVMAQVSTTKLVPRIGPKVVIPAGFAIAAVGMAWLTGIGVDSSYSTDVLPQLLLIGAGLGIVMPPAMALATSGIAPEDAGVASATVNAMQQVGGSIGTALLNTLAASAATGYLSGKDATDKLVQAQSTIESYTTAFWWSAGFFAVGAAIAFLLYRRGVPEQDAEAAPVVHM; from the coding sequence ATGTCCCAGACTGAGACTCTTTCCGAAGGTGCCCGTAAGGGCACACCCGATACGGCGGACGCACCGTCGGCGGCGAAGCGGTGGTGGATCCTCTCGATCATCGCGATCGCCCAGCTGATGGTGGTGCTGGACGCGACCATCGTGAACATCGCCCTGCCGTCGGCGCAGGCGGACCTCGGCTTCTCCGACGGCAACCGCCAGTGGATCGTCACCGCGTACGCGCTGGCCTTCGCCTCACTGCTTCTGCTGGGCGGCCGGCTGGCCGACCTCTTCGGGCGAAAGCCCGTCTTCCTCATCGGTGTCGCGGGATTCGCCGGGGCCTCCGTGCTCGGCGGCGCGGCGAACAGCTTCGGAATGCTGGTCACCGCGCGCGCCCTCCAGGGAGTCTTCGCCGCACTCCTCGCACCCGCCGCGCTCTCGCTCCTGAACACGACCTTCACCGACGCCAAGGAGCGCGCCAAGGCGTTCAGCGTGTACGGCGCCATCGCCGGCGCGGGCGGTGCGCTCGGACTGCTGCTCGGTGGTGTGCTGACGGACGCGCTGGACTGGCGCTGGACCCTGTACGTCAACATCATCTTCGCCGTGATCGCCCTGGTCGGCGGCTGGATGCTGCTGAGCAACCACCGTGACGCCGCGAGCTCCAAGCTGGACCTGCCGGGCGCGCTGCTGGTCTCCTCCGGGCTCTTCGCCCTCGTCTACGGCTTCTCCAACGCCGAGACGCACGACTGGAGTTCACCCCAGACCTGGGGCTTCCTGATCGCGGGCGGGCTGCTCCTGACGGTGTTCGCCTGGTGGCAGACCCGTGCCGCGCACCCGCTGCTGCCGATGCGCGTCCTGCTCGACCGCAGCCGCGGGGCCTCGTTCCTCGCCGTGCTCGTGACCGGTGCGGGCATGTTCGGTGTCTTCCTCTTCCTCACCTACTACCTGCAGCTGAACCTGGGCTTCAGCCCGACGAAGACCGGTGTGGCCTTCCTGCCGATGATGGCGGCCCTGATGGTCATGGCCCAGGTCTCCACGACGAAGCTGGTGCCGCGCATCGGGCCGAAGGTCGTCATCCCGGCGGGCTTCGCGATCGCCGCGGTCGGCATGGCCTGGCTGACCGGCATCGGGGTCGACTCCAGTTACTCGACCGACGTGCTGCCGCAGCTGCTCCTGATCGGCGCGGGACTCGGCATCGTGATGCCGCCCGCGATGGCCCTGGCCACGAGCGGGATCGCGCCGGAGGACGCCGGTGTCGCCTCCGCGACGGTCAACGCCATGCAGCAGGTCGGCGGTTCCATCGGTACCGCCCTCCTCAACACGCTCGCCGCGAGCGCCGCGACCGGCTACCTGTCCGGCAAGGACGCGACCGACAAGCTGGTCCAGGCCCAGTCGACGATCGAGAGCTACACCACCGCCTTCTGGTGGTCGGCGGGCTTCTTCGCGGTGGGCGCGGCGATCGCCTTCCTCCTCTACCGCCGCGGGGTTCCCGAGCAGGACGCGGAAGCCGCGCCTGTCGTCCACATGTGA
- a CDS encoding DUF2264 domain-containing protein, translated as MTAPHVSLTDPTHSSFLPPPDLVRSPVTGWTRAHWEAMADQLLDGLLPYASMELAQYRLPGRPGHAGSWSDGLEGYARSFLLAACRIAGSGGRVPPGLIERYAAGLAAGTDPEGADRWPPIADRAQPMVEAASIAIALHETRPWIWDRLDDGVRQRVAAWLGGFVGARANDSNWRLFQVVTEEFLASVGAPHSRAEIDGGLARLEDWYRGDGWYTDGDGRKFDYYNGWALHLYPILWARIAGPRADTAVTEVHRARLRAFLDTHQYFFGSDGAPVHQGRSLTYRYATAAPLWAGALADATPLPPGLTRRLASGALKHFTERGVPDERGLLSMGWYRPFLPVTQRYSGPASPYWASKAFLGLLLPAGHPVWTAPEEPGPVDTADAYLALPAPGWLLHSTAADGIVRLVNHGSDRLPPPPAEAEDSPHYAKFAYSSATAPDTPADGSATGPDSHIALLTVDGTASGRGRIHPLGVEGRRAASWHRAVLPGSDEGHRIETSSVVHGPWEVRVHRVEGPPGAVVREGGWALADDSGPLTEAAGPGWALARRRSDGLTSAVVALYGWDEPGADGPAHGTVAQVGGANAYGEYSATPCLRLPAHPGRPHLLVTLVVLSADPARPCDPEALRARAGTRVTAAGAVVVRFPDGTEEEVPAGAGSA; from the coding sequence ATGACCGCGCCGCACGTGTCGCTCACCGACCCGACGCACTCGTCCTTCCTGCCGCCCCCCGACCTCGTACGCTCACCCGTCACCGGCTGGACCCGCGCACACTGGGAGGCGATGGCCGACCAGCTCCTGGACGGCCTGCTCCCTTATGCCTCAATGGAGTTGGCCCAGTACCGGCTGCCCGGCCGGCCCGGCCACGCCGGGTCCTGGTCCGACGGCCTTGAGGGGTACGCCCGCTCGTTCCTGCTCGCCGCCTGTCGCATCGCGGGCTCCGGCGGGCGTGTCCCGCCGGGGCTGATCGAGCGGTACGCGGCCGGACTCGCCGCCGGTACCGACCCGGAGGGCGCCGACCGCTGGCCGCCCATCGCCGACCGGGCCCAGCCCATGGTCGAGGCCGCCTCGATCGCGATCGCCCTGCACGAGACCAGACCGTGGATCTGGGACCGGCTCGACGACGGGGTACGACAGCGGGTCGCCGCGTGGCTCGGCGGGTTCGTGGGCGCCCGGGCCAACGACTCCAACTGGCGGCTCTTCCAGGTCGTCACGGAGGAGTTCCTCGCCTCCGTGGGCGCCCCGCACAGCCGCGCCGAGATCGACGGCGGCCTGGCGCGGCTGGAGGACTGGTACCGGGGCGACGGCTGGTACACCGACGGCGACGGCCGCAAGTTCGACTACTACAACGGCTGGGCCCTGCACCTTTACCCGATCCTGTGGGCCCGCATCGCCGGCCCCCGCGCGGACACCGCAGTGACGGAGGTCCACCGGGCCCGTCTGCGCGCGTTCCTCGACACGCACCAGTACTTCTTCGGCTCGGACGGCGCACCCGTGCACCAGGGCCGCTCCCTCACCTACCGCTACGCGACGGCCGCCCCGCTGTGGGCCGGAGCGCTCGCCGACGCGACCCCGCTGCCGCCCGGCCTCACCCGCCGTCTGGCATCGGGCGCCCTCAAGCACTTCACCGAGCGCGGGGTGCCCGACGAACGGGGACTGCTGAGCATGGGCTGGTACCGGCCCTTTCTCCCGGTCACCCAGCGGTACTCGGGCCCAGCCTCGCCGTACTGGGCGAGCAAGGCGTTCCTCGGCCTGCTGCTCCCCGCCGGCCATCCCGTCTGGACGGCTCCCGAGGAACCGGGTCCGGTGGACACGGCGGACGCGTATCTGGCGCTGCCCGCCCCCGGCTGGCTGCTCCACTCGACCGCCGCCGACGGGATCGTACGACTCGTCAACCACGGCAGCGACCGTCTGCCACCGCCTCCGGCCGAGGCCGAGGACAGCCCGCACTACGCGAAGTTCGCGTACTCCAGCGCCACGGCTCCCGACACCCCGGCGGACGGTTCCGCGACCGGACCCGACAGCCACATCGCCCTGCTCACGGTGGACGGTACGGCCTCCGGACGTGGCCGGATCCATCCCCTCGGCGTGGAGGGCCGCCGTGCGGCGTCCTGGCACCGGGCGGTCCTGCCGGGCTCCGACGAGGGCCACCGCATCGAGACGAGCAGCGTGGTCCACGGCCCCTGGGAGGTGCGGGTCCACCGTGTCGAAGGTCCGCCGGGGGCCGTCGTACGCGAAGGGGGATGGGCCCTGGCCGACGACAGCGGGCCGTTGACCGAGGCCGCGGGGCCCGGTTGGGCGCTGGCGCGCCGCCGGTCGGACGGCCTCACGAGCGCGGTCGTGGCGTTGTACGGGTGGGACGAGCCCGGAGCCGACGGCCCGGCGCACGGCACCGTCGCACAGGTCGGTGGCGCCAACGCCTACGGCGAGTACTCCGCCACACCCTGTCTGCGGCTGCCCGCCCACCCGGGTCGCCCGCATCTCCTGGTCACGCTCGTCGTACTGAGCGCCGACCCGGCGCGGCCCTGCGACCCCGAGGCGCTGCGGGCGCGGGCCGGTACACGTGTCACCGCGGCGGGAGCGGTGGTGGTGCGCTTCCCGGACGGGACGGAGGAGGAAGTGCCGGCAGGGGCGGGAAGCGCCTGA
- a CDS encoding GNAT family N-acetyltransferase gives MRDYCIRTATPDDLDGARSVMLDTVYRDFGTGYVPRWHRDIIDLDSFYLAPGRHTLLVAVDERDGTVAATAALDSRGPAHPPNPRDLAERYPSGETAQLRRVYTRADHRRQGLARRLVGELLDFAAADGGYRAVYLHTDPAVPGAEAFWRSLGKVVHDERDEPGGGQRIVHFEVPLP, from the coding sequence GTGCGTGACTACTGCATAAGAACTGCGACGCCCGACGACCTCGACGGCGCGCGGTCCGTGATGCTCGACACCGTCTACCGGGACTTCGGCACCGGGTACGTACCGCGCTGGCACCGCGACATCATCGACCTGGACTCCTTCTACCTCGCACCCGGCCGGCACACCCTGCTGGTGGCGGTCGACGAGCGGGACGGCACGGTGGCCGCGACCGCCGCGCTCGACTCCCGGGGCCCGGCCCATCCGCCCAACCCGCGCGACCTCGCCGAGCGCTACCCCTCCGGGGAGACCGCCCAACTTCGCCGCGTGTACACGCGCGCCGATCACCGGCGACAGGGCCTGGCCCGGCGGCTGGTCGGCGAACTCCTCGACTTCGCGGCGGCGGACGGCGGCTACCGCGCCGTCTATCTGCACACCGACCCGGCGGTACCCGGCGCCGAGGCGTTCTGGCGGTCCCTCGGCAAAGTGGTCCACGACGAGCGCGATGAGCCAGGCGGCGGGCAGCGGATCGTGCACTTCGAAGTCCCCCTGCCCTGA
- a CDS encoding MDR family MFS transporter, whose product MSEQSPPRASSDGRTQTGRPRRRILSSLRTFAALPPLLRLLILTQLAFNIGFYVVLPFLAEHLGTAVGMAGWMVGLVLGLRTFSQQGLFVVGGALADRYGVRPVVLAGCALRIAGFGWLGFAEASWAVVGAVLLIGFAAALFSPAVESEVARQAVCREEAGEGPRTHVLALFTVAGQAGAFLGPFIGALLLAVDFRAVCLAGAGVFVLVLAGHAWLLPQHIPGRVRVQSRGGVRRLVRNRGFLALCCAYGAYLLAYNQLYQLLPVEVERAAGSQAPLAWLFALSSLLVVTTQLPLTRWAGDRLDLRRSMAAGLLLIAAGFVVAVARPAAWTGTVGLLPAAGYVVLLTLGQMLVAPAARAWVPDLADGDRLGLYTGALSSVSGLIVLVGSAATGSLLDTDLPPALPWLVLAALPVAAVALLPRHRRAEPRK is encoded by the coding sequence ATGTCTGAGCAATCGCCTCCGCGAGCCTCCTCCGACGGTCGTACGCAGACCGGCCGCCCTCGGCGCAGAATCCTTTCCTCGCTGCGGACCTTCGCCGCGCTGCCGCCGCTGCTCCGGCTCCTGATCCTCACTCAGCTCGCCTTCAACATCGGGTTCTACGTGGTGCTGCCGTTCCTCGCGGAGCACCTCGGCACGGCTGTCGGCATGGCGGGCTGGATGGTCGGGCTGGTGCTGGGGCTGCGGACCTTCAGCCAGCAGGGGCTGTTCGTGGTGGGCGGGGCGCTGGCCGACCGGTACGGCGTACGGCCGGTGGTGCTCGCCGGCTGCGCGCTGCGGATCGCCGGATTCGGCTGGCTCGGTTTCGCGGAGGCGAGCTGGGCGGTCGTCGGAGCCGTCCTCCTGATCGGCTTCGCCGCCGCGCTGTTCTCGCCGGCCGTCGAGTCGGAGGTGGCCCGGCAGGCGGTGTGCCGGGAGGAGGCCGGGGAGGGCCCGCGCACCCATGTGCTCGCCCTGTTCACCGTGGCGGGTCAGGCGGGCGCGTTCCTCGGCCCGTTCATCGGCGCGCTGCTGCTGGCCGTGGACTTCCGCGCGGTCTGTCTCGCCGGTGCCGGAGTCTTCGTACTCGTCCTGGCCGGGCACGCGTGGCTGCTGCCGCAGCACATCCCCGGGCGGGTCCGCGTGCAGAGCCGCGGTGGCGTCCGGCGACTGGTGCGCAACCGTGGCTTCCTCGCGCTGTGCTGCGCGTACGGCGCCTATCTGCTGGCGTACAACCAGCTGTACCAGCTCCTGCCCGTCGAGGTGGAGCGCGCGGCGGGCTCGCAGGCGCCGCTGGCCTGGCTGTTCGCGCTCTCCTCGCTGCTGGTGGTGACAACCCAACTGCCTCTCACGCGCTGGGCGGGGGACCGGCTCGACCTGCGCCGGTCCATGGCGGCGGGGCTGCTGCTCATCGCGGCCGGTTTCGTGGTCGCCGTGGCCAGGCCCGCCGCGTGGACGGGAACCGTGGGGCTCCTGCCCGCGGCCGGTTACGTCGTCCTGCTCACCCTCGGCCAGATGCTCGTCGCGCCCGCCGCCCGGGCCTGGGTGCCCGACCTCGCCGACGGCGACAGGCTCGGCCTCTACACCGGCGCGCTGTCCTCGGTCTCCGGCCTGATCGTCCTGGTCGGCAGCGCGGCCACCGGCTCTCTTCTGGACACGGATCTGCCCCCGGCACTGCCCTGGCTGGTGCTGGCCGCGCTCCCCGTGGCGGCGGTCGCCCTGCTGCCCCGGCACCGACGCGCCGAGCCGAGGAAATGA
- a CDS encoding STAS domain-containing protein, translating to MSPESQDQAPGLPECGTAAYGVPAANPYAHSYPSGGFTVVEVLGEIDMATADALAEHLDAVTAGRAPQVLVDLRRVTFFDCSGLRVLCRADRRAKERGGSLRLVSDQPRIHRLLRASGLLRRFPPLPALPPPSRPGSAPPPLPPR from the coding sequence ATGTCGCCGGAATCCCAAGACCAGGCCCCCGGGCTGCCCGAGTGCGGCACGGCGGCGTACGGAGTCCCCGCGGCGAATCCGTACGCCCACAGCTACCCCAGCGGCGGGTTCACCGTGGTCGAGGTGCTGGGCGAGATCGACATGGCGACGGCCGACGCCCTGGCCGAGCACCTGGACGCGGTGACCGCGGGTCGGGCGCCCCAGGTCCTGGTCGACCTCCGCCGGGTCACCTTCTTCGACTGCTCCGGGCTGCGGGTGCTGTGCAGGGCCGACCGCAGGGCGAAGGAGCGGGGCGGCTCCCTCCGCCTCGTCTCCGACCAGCCCCGCATCCACCGGCTGTTACGCGCCTCCGGGCTCCTCAGGCGCTTCCCGCCCCTGCCGGCACTTCCTCCTCCGTCCCGTCCGGGAAGCGCACCACCACCGCTCCCGCCGCGGTGA
- a CDS encoding ArsR/SmtB family transcription factor, producing MSDASLWAALADPHRRAIVALLLERPRSVGEIVETCGLSQPSTSKHLKVLRDAGLVRVRQDAQRRVYALDPAPIAELDAWLAPYRKLWSTSLDALGRRLDETATAAARKTAPETSTAGESSDEDTSTPSPKD from the coding sequence ATGTCCGACGCCTCCCTCTGGGCCGCACTCGCCGACCCGCACCGACGGGCCATCGTGGCGCTCCTCCTGGAGCGGCCGCGGTCCGTCGGTGAGATCGTCGAGACGTGCGGTCTGAGCCAGCCGAGCACGTCCAAGCACCTGAAGGTGCTGCGGGACGCCGGGCTGGTGCGCGTACGACAGGACGCGCAGCGCCGCGTCTACGCGCTCGACCCGGCGCCGATCGCGGAGCTCGATGCCTGGCTGGCCCCGTACCGCAAGCTCTGGAGCACAAGCCTGGACGCGCTGGGCCGACGCCTGGACGAGACGGCGACAGCGGCAGCGCGGAAGACGGCCCCGGAGACCTCGACGGCGGGGGAGTCGTCGGACGAAGACACCTCAACCCCCTCCCCGAAGGACTGA
- a CDS encoding ABC transporter substrate-binding protein: MRSLPRRRRFVAGLLLAPLLTGCFASEGGEESSDSANGSRLRVALAFPPAENFNPYGADATLLSRLGVAEGLTRLDANGAAAPALAESWSRENDRSWLFTLRDAAFQDGTEVTPKAVATALTRAAGAEPVTAALSGVDLTAEAAGDRRVRVSTAEPDPALPLRLSSPGLVVLSAEAYAEKDAVSPVGTATGPFELTKVTGTTAATLDRFEDYWGGRAQASGVDARFIADGTARTNALRTGGADIAEAVPVSQATSLDEVTRRETATTRTTSLLLNTEKGAFKDPKARAAAREAISTSELARGVYEGHADPGVGIYGPALTWAADKRVKPAGRAGAAAADGTPVTVATYDNRPELPEVAQVLKQQLEKAGFKVKLEVREYSRLESDALAGKFDAFVSARNTMLDTGDPVSILASDYTCKGSYNLALLCDKKVDKAVAEAETVTDTAKRQDAAMTAEAAILGTDAVVPLVHQRIITGVGAAVSGALLDPYERSLVGVGTRR, translated from the coding sequence ATGCGCTCCCTGCCGCGCCGTCGCCGGTTCGTCGCCGGCCTGCTGCTCGCCCCCCTGCTCACCGGCTGCTTCGCCTCCGAGGGCGGGGAGGAGTCCTCCGACAGCGCGAACGGCTCCCGGCTGAGGGTCGCGCTGGCCTTCCCGCCCGCCGAGAACTTCAACCCGTACGGTGCCGACGCCACGCTCCTCAGCCGGCTCGGCGTGGCCGAGGGCCTGACCCGCCTCGACGCCAACGGCGCCGCCGCCCCCGCGCTCGCCGAGTCGTGGAGCCGCGAGAACGACCGCAGCTGGCTGTTCACCCTGCGGGACGCCGCCTTCCAGGACGGCACCGAGGTCACCCCGAAGGCCGTCGCCACGGCCCTCACACGCGCCGCGGGCGCCGAGCCCGTCACCGCCGCCCTGTCCGGCGTCGACCTCACCGCCGAGGCCGCGGGGGATCGACGCGTACGGGTGAGCACCGCCGAGCCCGACCCGGCACTGCCGTTGCGGCTGTCCAGCCCCGGCCTGGTGGTCCTCTCCGCCGAGGCGTACGCGGAGAAGGACGCCGTCAGCCCGGTCGGCACCGCCACCGGCCCCTTCGAACTCACCAAGGTCACCGGGACCACCGCGGCCACCCTGGACCGCTTCGAGGACTACTGGGGCGGCCGCGCCCAGGCCTCGGGCGTCGACGCGAGGTTCATAGCCGACGGCACGGCCCGTACCAACGCGCTGCGCACCGGCGGCGCCGACATCGCCGAGGCCGTGCCGGTCTCGCAGGCGACCTCTCTCGACGAGGTGACCCGCCGCGAGACGGCCACCACCCGCACCACGAGCCTGCTGCTCAACACCGAGAAGGGCGCGTTCAAGGACCCGAAGGCACGGGCCGCCGCCCGCGAGGCGATCAGCACCTCCGAACTCGCCAGGGGCGTCTACGAAGGGCACGCCGACCCCGGCGTCGGCATCTACGGACCCGCGCTGACCTGGGCGGCCGACAAGCGCGTCAAGCCGGCCGGGAGGGCCGGGGCGGCAGCCGCCGACGGCACGCCGGTCACCGTGGCCACGTACGACAACCGGCCCGAACTGCCCGAGGTCGCCCAGGTGCTCAAGCAGCAGCTGGAGAAGGCCGGGTTCAAGGTGAAGCTGGAGGTGCGCGAGTACTCGCGGCTCGAAAGCGACGCGCTGGCCGGAAAGTTCGACGCGTTCGTGTCCGCGCGCAACACCATGCTCGACACCGGCGACCCCGTCTCCATCCTCGCCAGCGACTACACCTGCAAGGGCAGTTACAACCTGGCGCTGCTGTGCGACAAGAAGGTCGACAAGGCAGTCGCCGAGGCCGAGACGGTCACCGACACCGCGAAGCGGCAGGACGCGGCGATGACCGCCGAGGCGGCGATCCTCGGCACGGACGCCGTCGTGCCGCTGGTCCACCAGCGGATCATCACCGGCGTCGGCGCAGCGGTCAGCGGAGCGCTGCTCGACCCGTACGAGCGCAGCCTCGTCGGCGTCGGCACGCGGCGCTGA